The DNA region TCAATTACCTCCTACTCGATTGCATAATTTTATTGTTTAGTATTTGTAGTGTTCATAATGTTCATTTAATAATTTATACATATAATCAGTTTGATAAGCAGAATTTAAAAAACCTTGATAAACTAATGCTGGTACTTTATGATATTGATGTTTTTCTCCATTGTTAAGTTCGATATTTAATATTTCCTTATCAGCATTATATGAAGCATCTTTTATATCTGATTTATCCATAACAACTCTCCCTTAATAACATTATTGTAGTTATTATTTATTTAATATTACTATAATATTCATATTATATAGCAAAATGAAAACAATAAATATACAAATACCAAGATTTATAATATATGAGGAGGGTTCATATGAAGGATGTAAAATGGATATTTATTGTTTCGCTTATATTGTTGCTAACATGCTCTTGTAGCAGTCAAAATGCTCAAATTGAGAAACTGAATTATGAAAGTATTAAATCATTAAATCCAGCTAACAAACTGTTTTGTTTATTAAATGACAGTGAAGGTTGGGAAGGTGATTTTGCAGATCTACCATTAGATAATGAAGATAATTATGAACTCGAATTTAAGCATTCACTTGTACCTGTAAGAGAAGACAGTGCTAATGGATTAATGCTTAAAGGCTATAATAGAAAAGATAGTTTATTTATGTATATTACAAAAAAATTAACTAAAAATGATGATTTAAAAGCAAATACAAAATATAAGGCAAGATTATCTTTTCAAGTAGCAACGAATCAGCCTACAGAAGGGTTATTAGGTGAAAACACATATGTAAAAGCAGGAATAGTTAATATAAAACCAGAAAAAATTGTACAAGAAGGTTTTTACAGAATAAATATAGATAAAGGGAGTAAGGTTGTTAGCGGTACTGATATGAGAACATTAGGAAACATAGCAAAAGTTGATTCTAGAGATAAAGCTTATCAATTTAAGAGTTTTGAGAGTATATATGAAGTTGAAACAAATGATGGAGGTGAAGCCTTTATAATAATTGGAGTAGATTCAAATTACAAAGGTTTAACAAATATATATATTACAAATATACGAGTAATTTTTACATATAAGTAAAACACATTAGAGGATTAACAAAATGTACATAGAATATATTTAATTGGTTATGGTTTTTATAAATTTAGACAGAAGGTGACGGTATGATATTAACAGTTTTTTATATAACCATATTTATTACATTAATAGCAGGATATTTGAGTAAGAGATTAGTTAAAAATTCTAAAGATTTTCTTATAGGAGGAGGTAGATTAGGTACTACAGGAACTTTGAGTATGCTTATGGGAGCTATTATAGGTGGAGCTTCTACAGTTGGGACAAGCCAAATGGCATACGAGCGAGGTATTGGTGCTGTATGGTTTACCCTAGGGCTTAGTGTATCAAGTATATTGTTATATGTTTTTTATGGAAAACTCTTAGAAAAAAAAGAATATATAACTGTAACTCAGATAATTGGAAACAATATTGGGCAAAGAGCTAAAAAAGTGGCTAGCATTGTATTATGTCTAGGAATGTTTATACATATCAATGGACAAGTACTTGCTTCAGTATCTATATTTAATTCTTTGTTAAACTTTAAAATATATATTTCTAGCCTGATAGTATGTGTATTAATAACATGCTATGTAATATTTGGTGGCTTTTGGGGTGGAACAATAGTTGGAGGAATAAAGACAATACTTTTATATTCTACTAGCATTATATGTGGATTATATCTTATTTGTAGTTATGATTTTATTAGTGCTTCACTAGATACCTTTACATATGAGCCATGGTTTAATATATTCTCAAACGGATTTATAAAAGATTTATCATTGCCGATATCTACTATATTAGGGGTGCTTTCAACACAAATTTACTTCCAAACTATAATGGCTGCTAAAGATAAAAAAGTACTGAAAAAAAGTTGTATAATTACTTCATTTTTGATTTTGCCAGTAGGGATTGTATGTACAATGATAGGAATGTTTATGAGAATGAATTATCCTAATATAATAGCTAGAGATGCTTTTATATTATTTGTAAAAAACCATACTAATCCTATAGTTGCGGGTCTTTCTATTGCATCAGTTTTAATTTCTTCAATAGCTACAGGAGCTGGCTTGACACTTGGTATCACAACAATATTATCAAAAGATGTACTACATTTTCCCAAAACTGATAAAGACAGCTCTAATATAAAAAAATTAAGATTTATTATAATAGCAATAATATCTATAATCTATTTCATAGTTATAGCAAATGAAAATTCCTTAATTCTTGGATGGGGATTTCTTTCAATGATTTTCAGAGCAACACCAGTATTTGTACCAGTTTTAATTTCTTTATATTGTAAAAAATATATAATCAGAAAATATGAAATATTACATATTATAATTGGACCAGTTTTTAGTATCTTATGGATACTTTTTGGCTTTGATAAAATAAGTTCGATTTATATCGGGATATTAAGCTCGCTATTATTTGCGCATATAATGTATAAATTTAAAAATAGTAGTGATATAATGTGATTTTTTAAGTAGGAGTCTAAGCTGTGGGGTAGAGTCCCCATATGCTTAGACTCTCACTTAGTTATTCTATTACCATTTATGAGTTTTTTGAATTTCTTTTTCAGTTAGATTAAAAAAGTCATAATATATTTTATTATTTTCATCATTATCATCCCAAGTTACATCTAAATGATAGTATTTGTTATTGATTTTAACTAAATTCCATGCATGACCTATAGCATCATCAGTTATTTCTGTATTTTTTGCATATCCAAAAACAAGCTTAGATTCTATACCTACCTTATTTAAAAGTATATTAGCAGCTTCTGCATAGCCATCACAAACGCCTGTACCTAATACTAAAACTCCAAAAGCCGTATGACAATATTCTGGAATGTTATCTATACCCATATCCTCATATTTGTAATAAACAGTATTCTTTATAAGATAATTGTGTATTGCTTTTTCTTTTTTAAGATCAGACATATCAGGTTTAATTATTTTATCGATTATTTTATTCACTGTTTCATTAAAAATAGTATCATCATTATATATATATTGTGGATTTACACATAAACGATTATGTTCTTTATCAAATAGTCCAATATAAGTAAGTCCATTGTTCCAAATATATTTACCTTGTTCAATAGATTCAGAAACAACTTCATTTCTAATATAAATATCGCCACTACTGTTGATATAGCAGCCAGGTTTATTTTCAATTATATCATTGTTATAAAAGCCAATATGTTTAGAACCATCTTTCCAGTAACTAATTCCGTTACCAATTCTTTTATCGTTTTTAAAATTTCCTATATATTTTTGAAGGTCTGTTTTGTTGTTATTAGAACAAACAAATATGCCTTTACCATCAAATAAATCCTTTTTAAAATCACCTATATATTTGTTTCCATTTGAAAAATAGTATATACCAATACCTGATTTTTGGTCTTGTTTAAATGAACCTATATATCTTTCATTGTCGACATATCTATATAATCCTTTTCCGTCAAAATCACTATCTTTAAAATATCCAATATATTCATTTCCATCATTGAAAACATATTTTCCCTTACCATGTTTTTTACTATCTTTAAAATTACCTATATATTTATCACCATCATTCCAAATTATCATACCGTTTCCATTTGCAACATCGTTTTTATAATTTGTATATACTAATTTTGTACCATCCTTAAGTATGAATAAAGTATTACCATAAAAGGTGTTATTCTCATATTTACCAAAATGTTGATCTCCATTATCATAAATATAAGGTTCATAAGTTTTTATTAAATTATCAGCTATTTTTGCTAAATTTTTTTCTATGTCATCTATTTCTAATTCTAAAGCAAGCAATTCATTTTCGGTATTTGCTGTGATGTCATATAAATGTTTTTCATATTCAAGATATTCCTTTTCTTTATTTAAATACATTTTTTTCTCAAGAATAGGGTACTCAGATAATAAATCTAAAGGAATAGTAGGTATTTTTCTTTTTGATTCATCAAGAGTTCTAATAATCATAATACAGGCTTGAGCCCTTGTAGCATTTTCATTTGGCTTAAATTCACCATTAGGATACCCAGTAATAATTCCTTCTGAAAAAGCTTGTAATACATATTTTTGTAAAGATGCATCTATGTTTTCATAATCTGTTATAAGTGTTTTATAAACAGTCAAATTATTAATATCAATTTCATTTTCAATTGATCTAACAATAATTTTTGCCATTTCACCACGTGATATAGGTCTATTATATTTGATAAATTCACCTTCATCTACTAAGCCTAAGTCGATAGCCTTTTGTATATAACCTAAAGCCCAATAATCTTCATTATTTTCGACTTTACAGTCTAAAGAAGAGATTACTATTTTTAGAAAAGCGTCTACATTTATATTATTATTAGGTTTAAATGTATTGTCAGGATAACCATTAATTATTTTTTTTTCGACTAATTCATCTATACTATTTGCATACCAATCAGTGTCTTTAACATCAATAAATACATTATTACTTTCAGCAAGAACAGTATTAGATATTAATAAAATGAAAAGGATACAAATAACAAACCTAGTTAGTACTGAACGATTGAGTAAGTACCTCAAAATAAGTTCACTTCCTTTCAAATTTAAAAACAAAGAGGTGATTTTAAAATAACCTCCATTTAATATTTTACCATTTTTGTTGATAGTAGGGTATAAAATATTTTGAAAATAATAGTATAAACTAAAAAACTTGATAAATCATTTGTTATCAAGTTTTTACAATTTTACAATTTATATAGATTTATACTAAGAAATTATTATATCTATCAATACTTTATCTTCAGTATTATAATAAAAGAGCCAAGAAAATTGCAATAATAAAATTACTAGGAGACATACAAGGTTTCTTTCTAAGGGAATTGGTGCGACAGTTTTTTCCTTTTACTTATAATCAGAAAAAACTCGTATACCACCGTGATGAAAAAGATTCCTGCATGCATGTCTCCCTCGTATATAGTAAAGAACTAAAATAATTTATCAAATACATTATTTACCTTCAAAGCTTTATTATAAAAGAACTATAAAGCTTGTGCTAATCTTTAGTTATTAAGTTTTTGAACGGTTTTACAACATCATAGTTATATTTTAAATTTACTTACAGAGTTTTGTAAATCTCCAGCTAACTCAGCAAGCTTTTCTGTTGCAGTTGAGATTTCTTGTATTGTTGCTGTTTGTTCTTCGGAAGCAGCAGATGCTTGTTCTGTTCCAGCTGCATTTTGCTCAGCCACAGCAGATAGACTCTGTATCAAATCTAACAACAATGAAATTTGACCATTTATGTCCTCACTAGCTTTATATATATTTTCAATAAGTGTTATAGAACCTCCAATAGATTCAGATATAGCATTGAAACTCAAAACAGCTTTGGTAACATTATTTTTTTGCTCACCAATTGCTGAAGAAGCTGTTTTTATTGCATTTACTGCATTGTGCGAATTAACAATTAAATTGTTTACTATAGAATCGATGGAGTTTGTAAAAGCCGTAGATTGTTCGGATAATTTTCTTATTTCATCAGCAACAACTGCAAAACCTTTACCAGCATCACCAGCTCTAGCAGCTTCTATAGCAGCATTCAACGCTAATAGATTTGTTTGCTCAGTTATAGTTGCAATCATCATACTTGCTTCTTTTATTTTTTCAGAGCTTTGATTTGTTAATATTACTATATCTGATACTTCAGAAGTAATTTTTTCAGTTTCATTAGCAGTTTCATTTAATTCATTCATTATTTCAAGACCTTCAATAACTCGACTATTTACATTATCTGAGGCTTTCATTAATTGTCCAATTGTTATTGTATTTTTATTTATCAAATCCTCCATAATTTGAACATTTTGCGAACCAGTCTCAGTGTCCTTAGCTTGTTCGCTAGCACCTTTTGCTATATCTTCAACAGTTTTAGAGATTTCCTCTGATGCTATAGCTGTTTGATTTGCTGCAGAAGCTAATTCTTCTGAGGATGCAGATATACTATGAACTATATTCAATACATCTTTAATTAAAAGCTTTAGACTAGTATTAATATTTTCAAAAGAACTGCATAAATGGCCTATTTCGTCTTTTCTATTTAAAAATTTAGCATCTATACTGTTTGTAAAATCCCCTTTTGCTAAAGTACCAGCATGTATAACAGAAAATTTTATTGCCTTTGAAATTCTATTAACAATAAAAAATGTAATCAAACCAAGTATTATAACTGCTATTGCACAAAATATTGCAATTATAAAAATCATATGATTTATTTTAGAATATATTGAAGATTTAGGTATAACAGCGCAATATGACCAAGGAGTAGTTGAATTTCCTATAACTACAGGTGTAAAATATTCGAGGTATTCTTTATCATCATATACTTCATTATAATGAAATGAATTTGCTGACTGTATATCATTTATTTTACCAGATTCAACTAAGTGCTTATTAATTTCACCTATATTTTCAGGAGTATGAGATATAACCCATGTACCTTCATTTGATACTAGCTCTCCATAAGTACCCTCAAATAAAGAATCCTTTATTTGAATAGATTGCAATTCATTTAAAGATATGTCAAGTCCTATTACACCAACAGTTTTGTTGTCAAATGTTATTGGAACAGATATTGTTACTAATAAAGTGTTAACACCATCTACATTATAATAAAAGGGTTCTGTAATAACTTCCTTACCTGTTTTTATTGGTGTGGTATAATAAGGAAGTGAAGAATAATCTACAAGAGCTTCTGTAGATATTGAACCATTTGACTTGAAACTGTAAGGTATAAAACTTCCAGTTGAATCATGATTAATAGTATTAGCATTTTGTAAGTCTTTACCATCAAGAGCATTTGGTTCCCAACATGTCCATACACCTATTAAGTTTGAATCTTGTGATAGTGTTTCTTCTAATAATTTGATTATTTCATTTCTGTCTACGTTATTTAATTTTTTCATGGTTACAATAGTATTTCTAATACTTCTAGCAGTATTGATTTTCATATTAAAAAACTTATCAAATTCTTTTGATTGTTTTTGCGAAAGTGTTTCTGCAAGTGCAAGAGATTCTTTTTCTTGCGTGGTATACATTGTAAAGCCATTATAAAAGCTTAATGCAGTGAATATTATTATTACAGGAATTAAAATAAAGCAAAGCATTTTATTTCTTAGATTCATTATAAACCTCCTTAAATATTTTTTATGTTAAACCCAGAAAATTTATAAAAATTAAATAAATTTATTAATGAAACTCATTCTTTTGAATGAGTAACGATAAAATTAAGTATTCTGTTTAACTATACACATGTTATTTAAAGTTATATGAATAATCAGGGTTAAAGATATTTATAATCTGAGAAAAATAGTAATAAAAAAATGTTAACTATGCAATGCATTAAAATAGAAAAATTATAGTGTTTTTTGAATGATTAAAAGCTTGTTATAATAGGTGATAATTTTAAATTCCCGAACCAATTGGATGAATTTACCTTAACGATTTAATATGTATGATGGTTTAAAATCTAGGAAATTTTAAACTTTAAAAAAATAGATATAAATTCCGTAATGTATTTCAAAAAAATAATTTTTAATAGATTGTTTATATTATATTATATTTAAATTGATATAAATTGGCAATAGAATTAGTCGAACAAACATAAAAATAATAGAAATATGATGAATTATGTCGATATGATAAGCATTTTATTATTATTCTCAATATTTGATATGCCATAAATGTGCCCATAAATATTGACTTTTGAAACACTGATTGATAAAATATAAACAATCTATGTTTCAAATATCTAGAGATATCTCTTTAGTTATTTGTGCTAAATTATTACCTACCAGAGAAGATTTTTCTAATCTGAAAGGGAGCTTAGAATATATAACTTCCTTTTTGGGAGTTTTTTATTATCCATAACTTGATTTTAAGCAGGAACTAAAATATATGATTCATGAGTTGCTTACTTATGAGTAGAAAAAAGAAATCTATGATTTTTGTGAATTCACTTATTCTTAGGAATGAAAATGAGGTATGAAGTAAAGTAAAACAATGCTTGCTCCTAAAATAGTATAGAGTAGGAGATGCATTTTTAATGGAGGTGTAATAAAATGAGTCTAAATGAAACTCCACGGTCTAATAGAGTTCATATAGCGTTATTCGGAAAGAGAAATGCGGGAAAATCTAGTGTGATTAATGCAATAACAAATCAGGACATAGCTATAGTATCAGAGGTTAAGGGAACTACGACTGATCCAGTTTATAAATCTATGGAAATATTGCCTATAGGTCCATGTGTGATTATCGATACAGCAGGAATAGACGATTTTGGAAGTCTAGGTGAGCTTCGTGTTAAAAAATCATTACAAGTTTTAAATAAGACAGATGTAGCTTTAATAATAGTTGATGCAAAGCAGGGAATAACAGATTATGAAAAAGATTTAATAGAAAAAATAAAAGCTAAAAAAATCCCTTTAGCGATTGTTTTAAATAAAATTGACTTAATAGATATAGATAAAATAGATATTAAAAAGTTGAGTAAGCAATTAGATGTTGAAATAGCTCCTGTATCAGCAATAAAGAGAAAAGGTATTGAAGAATTAAAAGAAAAAATTATTGAAATAAAACCCCAGGAAAAAAATAAATTAAAGCTAGTAGGTGATTTAATTAAGCCAACAGACTTTGTTATTTTAGTAACTCCAATTGATAAAGCCGCTCCAAAAGGGAGACTTATTTTGCCTCAACAGCAAACTATCAGAGACATACTAGACCATAATGCTATATCAGTAGTAGTTAAGGAAAGTGAGTTAAAGGAAGCTTTAGAGGGATTAAAAGAAAAAGCAAAATTAGTTATTACAGATTCACAAGCTTTTGAAAAAGTTTCTAAAGATACACCTGATAATATACCACTGACATCGTTTTCTATTTTGTTTGCAAGATTCAAAGGTGATTTGATAGAGCTTATTAAGGGAGCCAAAGCTATTGATAGCTTAAAAGATGGAGATAAGATACTAATATCTGAGGCTTGTACTCATCATAGACAAGATGATGATATAGGAAAAGTAAAGATTCCGAGATGGTTACTGGAAAGAACTGGAAAAAAACTGGAGTTTGAATTTTCATCGGGTACAGGCTTTACAGAGGAGGTTAAGAAATATTCTCTAATAATACACTGCGGTGGGTGCATGCTGAACAGAGCTGGAATGGTTAATAGAATAGATAGTGTTAGAAAACTAGGAGTTCCTATAGTAAACTACGGTGTTTTTATTGCTTATATACATGGCATATTAGATAGAGCATTAGAGCCATTTCCAGAAGCTAAAAAAGCTTGGAATGAGG from Abyssisolibacter fermentans includes:
- a CDS encoding methyl-accepting chemotaxis protein, which translates into the protein MNLRNKMLCFILIPVIIIFTALSFYNGFTMYTTQEKESLALAETLSQKQSKEFDKFFNMKINTARSIRNTIVTMKKLNNVDRNEIIKLLEETLSQDSNLIGVWTCWEPNALDGKDLQNANTINHDSTGSFIPYSFKSNGSISTEALVDYSSLPYYTTPIKTGKEVITEPFYYNVDGVNTLLVTISVPITFDNKTVGVIGLDISLNELQSIQIKDSLFEGTYGELVSNEGTWVISHTPENIGEINKHLVESGKINDIQSANSFHYNEVYDDKEYLEYFTPVVIGNSTTPWSYCAVIPKSSIYSKINHMIFIIAIFCAIAVIILGLITFFIVNRISKAIKFSVIHAGTLAKGDFTNSIDAKFLNRKDEIGHLCSSFENINTSLKLLIKDVLNIVHSISASSEELASAANQTAIASEEISKTVEDIAKGASEQAKDTETGSQNVQIMEDLINKNTITIGQLMKASDNVNSRVIEGLEIMNELNETANETEKITSEVSDIVILTNQSSEKIKEASMMIATITEQTNLLALNAAIEAARAGDAGKGFAVVADEIRKLSEQSTAFTNSIDSIVNNLIVNSHNAVNAIKTASSAIGEQKNNVTKAVLSFNAISESIGGSITLIENIYKASEDINGQISLLLDLIQSLSAVAEQNAAGTEQASAASEEQTATIQEISTATEKLAELAGDLQNSVSKFKI
- a CDS encoding S-layer homology domain-containing protein; this translates as MRYLLNRSVLTRFVICILFILLISNTVLAESNNVFIDVKDTDWYANSIDELVEKKIINGYPDNTFKPNNNINVDAFLKIVISSLDCKVENNEDYWALGYIQKAIDLGLVDEGEFIKYNRPISRGEMAKIIVRSIENEIDINNLTVYKTLITDYENIDASLQKYVLQAFSEGIITGYPNGEFKPNENATRAQACIMIIRTLDESKRKIPTIPLDLLSEYPILEKKMYLNKEKEYLEYEKHLYDITANTENELLALELEIDDIEKNLAKIADNLIKTYEPYIYDNGDQHFGKYENNTFYGNTLFILKDGTKLVYTNYKNDVANGNGMIIWNDGDKYIGNFKDSKKHGKGKYVFNDGNEYIGYFKDSDFDGKGLYRYVDNERYIGSFKQDQKSGIGIYYFSNGNKYIGDFKKDLFDGKGIFVCSNNNKTDLQKYIGNFKNDKRIGNGISYWKDGSKHIGFYNNDIIENKPGCYINSSGDIYIRNEVVSESIEQGKYIWNNGLTYIGLFDKEHNRLCVNPQYIYNDDTIFNETVNKIIDKIIKPDMSDLKKEKAIHNYLIKNTVYYKYEDMGIDNIPEYCHTAFGVLVLGTGVCDGYAEAANILLNKVGIESKLVFGYAKNTEITDDAIGHAWNLVKINNKYYHLDVTWDDNDENNKIYYDFFNLTEKEIQKTHKW
- the hydF gene encoding [FeFe] hydrogenase H-cluster maturation GTPase HydF, which encodes MSLNETPRSNRVHIALFGKRNAGKSSVINAITNQDIAIVSEVKGTTTDPVYKSMEILPIGPCVIIDTAGIDDFGSLGELRVKKSLQVLNKTDVALIIVDAKQGITDYEKDLIEKIKAKKIPLAIVLNKIDLIDIDKIDIKKLSKQLDVEIAPVSAIKRKGIEELKEKIIEIKPQEKNKLKLVGDLIKPTDFVILVTPIDKAAPKGRLILPQQQTIRDILDHNAISVVVKESELKEALEGLKEKAKLVITDSQAFEKVSKDTPDNIPLTSFSILFARFKGDLIELIKGAKAIDSLKDGDKILISEACTHHRQDDDIGKVKIPRWLLERTGKKLEFEFSSGTGFTEEVKKYSLIIHCGGCMLNRAGMVNRIDSVRKLGVPIVNYGVFIAYIHGILDRALEPFPEAKKAWNEVN
- a CDS encoding sodium:solute symporter family protein translates to MILTVFYITIFITLIAGYLSKRLVKNSKDFLIGGGRLGTTGTLSMLMGAIIGGASTVGTSQMAYERGIGAVWFTLGLSVSSILLYVFYGKLLEKKEYITVTQIIGNNIGQRAKKVASIVLCLGMFIHINGQVLASVSIFNSLLNFKIYISSLIVCVLITCYVIFGGFWGGTIVGGIKTILLYSTSIICGLYLICSYDFISASLDTFTYEPWFNIFSNGFIKDLSLPISTILGVLSTQIYFQTIMAAKDKKVLKKSCIITSFLILPVGIVCTMIGMFMRMNYPNIIARDAFILFVKNHTNPIVAGLSIASVLISSIATGAGLTLGITTILSKDVLHFPKTDKDSSNIKKLRFIIIAIISIIYFIVIANENSLILGWGFLSMIFRATPVFVPVLISLYCKKYIIRKYEILHIIIGPVFSILWILFGFDKISSIYIGILSSLLFAHIMYKFKNSSDIM
- a CDS encoding KTSC domain-containing protein, which encodes MDKSDIKDASYNADKEILNIELNNGEKHQYHKVPALVYQGFLNSAYQTDYMYKLLNEHYEHYKY